TTTTTTCTCAATTCTAACAGTTCTTTGTAACTTATATCTTTTCCATCTGAATTTCCTACTTTTTGGGTTAATTTTATCCAACTTCCTATACTCTGTTTACTTACGCCATATTCACGAGATAACTGCGCTATACTTTTCCCATTTTTATGCAGTTCTACCATTGTTGATTTAAATACTTTATCGTATCTTTTTGTTCCTTT
The DNA window shown above is from Sebaldella sp. S0638 and carries:
- a CDS encoding transposase, which gives rise to KGTKRYDKVFKSTMVELHKNGKSIAQLSREYGVSKQSIGSWIKLTQKVGNSDGKDISYKELLELRKKVKELETDNDILKNALAIFTSQREKN